The following proteins are co-located in the Pyxidicoccus trucidator genome:
- a CDS encoding M50 family metallopeptidase: MHYALVLLALGALLALHELGHLVAARLLGVRVPRFVLGFGPPLVSFRLWGTQYMVAAIPLGATAHVQGLNPHRADAEEAGSFRVLGPLRRMLIILAGPLANYLLALGILFALYTSGTHVVVPLTVGTVQPGSEAARAQLLPGDRIVSVAGQPPRNWSEFVEKVAESPGRTLELGVERHGEQRTVQVRPRPDERGTGRIGVSQQYVYRTHGSGEALGHAFAHTGSVATEGLGMLVRLVSGPHHEDMEGPGALMRQESSDARASGMDSVLRALVAASVALALLTMLPVPGLDGGRVVLLLVEAASGRKLPTRVETVAQTVGFLAIAAVILAIAGMEIRRALPVRPAPAPAQVAGSGPAVPVAPAGAPTPAVRTTPGTATAPAAPAPGAPGVAARPAVAPASDAGTAVSVAATPDASTPAQAVAPTSDAGTVASVVATPDASTPAQAVAPAPDAGTVASGAATADASTPDQGSQPPATAADPPP; encoded by the coding sequence ATGCACTACGCACTCGTCCTGCTCGCCCTCGGGGCGCTGCTGGCCCTGCACGAGCTGGGGCACCTCGTCGCCGCGCGGCTGCTCGGCGTGCGGGTGCCGCGCTTCGTGCTGGGCTTCGGTCCTCCGCTGGTGTCCTTCCGCCTGTGGGGGACGCAGTACATGGTGGCCGCGATTCCGCTGGGGGCCACGGCGCATGTGCAGGGGCTGAACCCGCACCGCGCGGACGCGGAGGAAGCGGGCAGCTTCCGGGTGCTGGGCCCGCTGCGGCGCATGCTCATCATCCTGGCGGGGCCGCTGGCCAACTACCTGCTGGCGCTGGGCATCCTGTTCGCGCTGTACACGTCGGGCACGCACGTGGTGGTGCCGCTGACGGTGGGCACGGTGCAGCCCGGCTCGGAGGCGGCGCGAGCGCAATTGCTGCCGGGAGACCGCATCGTCAGCGTGGCCGGGCAGCCGCCGCGAAACTGGTCGGAGTTCGTGGAGAAGGTGGCGGAGTCGCCGGGCCGCACGCTGGAGCTGGGCGTGGAGCGGCATGGCGAGCAGCGCACGGTGCAGGTGCGCCCACGTCCGGACGAGCGGGGCACGGGCCGCATCGGTGTGAGCCAGCAGTACGTGTACCGCACGCACGGCTCGGGCGAGGCGCTGGGCCACGCCTTCGCGCACACGGGCAGCGTGGCCACCGAGGGCCTGGGAATGCTCGTGCGGCTGGTGAGCGGGCCGCATCACGAGGACATGGAGGGGCCCGGGGCGCTGATGCGGCAGGAGTCCTCGGATGCGAGGGCGTCGGGGATGGACTCGGTGCTGAGGGCGCTGGTGGCAGCGTCCGTGGCGCTGGCGCTCCTGACGATGCTCCCCGTGCCCGGACTGGATGGCGGCCGGGTGGTGCTGCTGCTGGTAGAGGCGGCGAGCGGCCGGAAGCTTCCCACGCGCGTGGAGACGGTGGCGCAGACGGTGGGCTTCCTCGCCATCGCCGCGGTCATCCTGGCCATCGCGGGCATGGAGATCCGCCGGGCACTGCCGGTGCGCCCGGCCCCCGCGCCGGCACAGGTGGCGGGCTCGGGACCCGCCGTACCGGTGGCGCCGGCCGGAGCCCCCACGCCCGCAGTGAGGACCACGCCGGGGACCGCCACCGCGCCGGCAGCACCCGCGCCCGGTGCTCCGGGGGTGGCCGCGCGGCCGGCGGTGGCCCCCGCTTCGGATGCGGGGACGGCTGTGAGTGTCGCTGCGACACCGGATGCCTCGACACCAGCGCAAGCGGTGGCCCCCACCTCGGATGCGGGGACTGTCGCGAGCGTCGTCGCGACACCGGACGCCTCGACACCGGCGCAGGCAGTGGCCCCCGCCCCGGATGCGGGAACAGTCGCGAGTGGCGCCGCGACAGCGGATGCCTCGACACCGGACCAGGGCAGCCAGCCTCCGGCGACGGCGGCCGACCCGCCGCCGTAG
- a CDS encoding molybdenum cofactor biosynthesis protein yields MSGSGSVTVLFFAAARERAGGARAVLEVPEGALVRDVLRLLTERHPALAPLLPHLRVAVDQEFVGPEAPVRPGAEVALIPPVAGGSPGLFSVVDRPLRLEDVVEAVGGEAYGGLVTFSGSVRNQTKGRRVLRLEYEAYAPMAEKKLAEIGAEVASQWPGTRLAIVHRVGTLVPGELAVVIAAAAPHRKEAFRGCEHAIERLKQDVPIWKKEFFEDGEVWVGLGP; encoded by the coding sequence TTGAGCGGGAGCGGGAGTGTCACCGTCCTCTTCTTCGCCGCGGCCCGCGAGCGCGCGGGTGGTGCGCGCGCGGTGCTGGAGGTGCCCGAGGGCGCGCTCGTGAGGGACGTGCTGCGGCTGCTCACCGAGCGGCACCCGGCGCTGGCGCCACTGCTGCCGCACCTGCGCGTGGCGGTGGACCAGGAGTTCGTGGGCCCGGAGGCGCCGGTGCGCCCGGGCGCGGAGGTGGCGCTGATTCCGCCGGTGGCGGGTGGCTCGCCCGGGCTGTTCTCCGTGGTGGACCGGCCGCTGCGGCTGGAGGACGTGGTGGAGGCGGTGGGCGGCGAGGCGTACGGCGGGCTGGTGACGTTCAGCGGCTCCGTGCGCAACCAGACGAAGGGCCGGCGCGTGCTGCGGCTGGAGTACGAGGCCTACGCGCCCATGGCGGAGAAGAAGCTGGCGGAGATTGGCGCGGAGGTGGCGTCACAGTGGCCCGGGACGCGGCTGGCCATCGTCCACCGCGTGGGCACGCTGGTGCCGGGGGAGCTGGCCGTGGTCATCGCCGCGGCGGCACCCCACCGGAAGGAGGCCTTCCGCGGCTGTGAGCACGCGATTGAGCGGCTCAAGCAGGACGTGCCCATCTGGAAGAAGGAGTTCTTCGAGGACGGCGAGGTCTGGGTGGGCCTGGGGCCCTGA
- a CDS encoding PKD domain-containing protein, translating into MPLAPRPSVPLVALLLLTAAVGPGASGCKRAVRPELGQDRTVEAGVPVELGSREEGAEAVTWELGDGTALQQAARLSHAYARPGAYTVRALHKGEEVGRVQLSVVPRPVLRAVPAGAQTALWMPRLRGGVEPLVDFYERLIGPENARRSLEEAPLVSLVLRGLDGGPSVVDPEEGFGFFLLPGFDGVVALLGIQEPAEAMDAVVRELEEAGHRVLPQEDGSARVVPGDGGPPLLLFVDRGYLYLAVPESPDAPEEGEPMQAQLVVSPDPEVARRAVMGLTGPGLSEEPLLGELRGKVAEGSVYLYSGARPEPEEEEGPVRGFFASLGVGPEQLELDGFLASSRPLWQSAGAPASALLEQAASGPMAAAQLSVPPEELAKLAFGSPGSPRRERTLELWRQEGLDAEALLKALRGDVAMLVYFDAPAFFRNFIRNKRPEPKGTVVVEAGITSAEAVRGLVDKQLQDLSLGFTTQSLPDGVLYRTKVREQPVELRITAQRATLLAGEQLEGRPRGDVGTALRERFGGQAFGAGHVSVMLDLGQLRADLQAPEEVPGVPSGQLDAAQAFTGALLEQLTPLDSAFLDLSLAEGGARLKGRVSLRGAREVSR; encoded by the coding sequence ATGCCGCTTGCCCCACGCCCCTCCGTCCCGCTGGTCGCGCTCCTGCTGCTGACTGCCGCCGTGGGCCCTGGGGCCTCCGGCTGCAAGCGGGCGGTGCGGCCGGAGCTGGGTCAGGACCGCACGGTGGAGGCGGGCGTGCCGGTGGAGCTCGGCTCGCGCGAGGAGGGCGCGGAGGCCGTCACCTGGGAGCTGGGTGACGGCACCGCGCTCCAGCAGGCCGCGCGGCTGTCCCATGCCTATGCGCGGCCGGGCGCGTACACCGTGCGCGCGCTGCACAAGGGCGAGGAGGTCGGCCGCGTCCAGCTGTCCGTGGTGCCCCGGCCGGTGCTGCGCGCGGTGCCCGCGGGCGCGCAGACGGCGCTGTGGATGCCCCGGCTGCGCGGCGGCGTGGAGCCGCTGGTGGACTTCTACGAGCGGCTCATCGGCCCGGAGAACGCGCGGCGCTCGCTGGAGGAGGCCCCGTTGGTGTCGCTGGTGCTGCGCGGCCTGGACGGCGGCCCCAGCGTCGTGGACCCCGAAGAGGGCTTCGGCTTCTTCCTGCTGCCGGGCTTCGACGGCGTGGTGGCGCTGCTGGGCATCCAGGAGCCGGCCGAGGCGATGGACGCCGTGGTGCGCGAGCTGGAGGAAGCGGGCCACCGGGTGCTGCCCCAGGAGGACGGCTCGGCGCGGGTGGTGCCCGGGGACGGTGGCCCGCCCCTGCTGCTGTTCGTGGACCGGGGCTACCTCTACCTGGCCGTGCCGGAGAGCCCGGACGCGCCGGAGGAGGGCGAGCCGATGCAGGCGCAGCTCGTGGTGTCCCCGGACCCGGAAGTCGCCCGTCGCGCGGTGATGGGGCTCACCGGGCCCGGTCTGTCCGAGGAGCCGCTGCTGGGCGAGCTGCGCGGGAAGGTGGCCGAGGGCAGCGTGTACCTGTACTCGGGGGCGCGCCCGGAGCCGGAAGAGGAGGAGGGCCCCGTGCGCGGCTTCTTCGCGTCGCTGGGCGTGGGGCCGGAGCAGCTGGAGCTGGATGGCTTCCTCGCCTCGTCCCGTCCGCTGTGGCAGAGCGCGGGCGCTCCGGCGTCGGCCCTGCTGGAGCAGGCGGCATCAGGCCCCATGGCGGCGGCGCAGCTGTCCGTGCCTCCCGAGGAGCTGGCGAAGCTGGCCTTCGGCTCGCCGGGCTCTCCGCGCCGTGAGCGCACGCTCGAGCTGTGGCGTCAGGAGGGCCTGGACGCGGAGGCGCTGCTGAAGGCGCTGCGCGGCGACGTGGCGATGCTGGTGTACTTCGACGCGCCGGCCTTCTTCCGCAACTTCATCCGCAACAAGCGGCCGGAGCCCAAGGGCACCGTGGTGGTGGAGGCGGGCATCACCTCCGCGGAGGCGGTGCGGGGGCTCGTCGACAAGCAGCTCCAGGACCTGTCCCTGGGCTTCACCACGCAGAGCCTGCCGGACGGCGTGCTCTACCGGACGAAGGTACGGGAGCAGCCGGTGGAGCTGCGCATCACCGCGCAGCGGGCCACGCTGCTGGCCGGCGAGCAGCTGGAGGGGCGCCCGCGCGGAGACGTGGGCACGGCGCTGCGCGAGCGCTTCGGCGGCCAGGCGTTCGGCGCGGGGCACGTGTCGGTGATGCTGGACCTGGGGCAGCTGCGCGCGGACCTGCAGGCGCCGGAGGAGGTGCCGGGCGTGCCCTCGGGGCAGCTCGACGCGGCGCAGGCCTTCACCGGGGCGCTGCTGGAGCAGCTCACGCCGCTGGACTCGGCGTTCCTGGACCTCTCGCTGGCGGAGGGCGGGGCCCGGCTCAAGGGGCGCGTCTCCCTGCGCGGCGCGCGGGAGGTCTCGCGTTGA
- a CDS encoding MXAN_2562 family outer membrane beta-barrel protein — protein MSRATALGFAALLAALPAWGQDSAVVEEEVSLQSPRTGGVAFRLGGYRPLVDEEEGLNGTPYKDTFGDASLLLFEAELQRYFYQGFGTAGIGLSAGYGEKFAPARLASGAAAGEQTAIKVIPLGVNAFYKFDYAAFEWGIPLVPYGKLGLIYTPWWITKGSSTETVGGNKGSGGKWGWGATGGLAFMLDVLEPRFARDFDSDLGVNHSYLFAEYTYADVNNFGAGGLNLSSRRWMFGLALDY, from the coding sequence ATGAGTCGGGCAACGGCCCTCGGTTTCGCGGCGCTCCTGGCCGCGCTTCCCGCATGGGGACAGGATTCAGCGGTGGTGGAGGAGGAAGTGTCGCTGCAGTCGCCGCGCACGGGCGGAGTCGCGTTCCGGCTGGGCGGGTACAGGCCGCTCGTCGACGAGGAGGAGGGGCTCAACGGCACGCCGTACAAGGACACCTTCGGTGATGCCTCGCTGCTGCTGTTCGAGGCGGAGCTGCAGCGCTACTTCTACCAGGGCTTCGGCACGGCGGGCATCGGGCTGTCCGCTGGCTACGGGGAGAAGTTCGCGCCCGCGAGGCTGGCCAGCGGTGCCGCGGCGGGGGAGCAGACGGCCATCAAGGTCATCCCGCTGGGCGTCAACGCCTTCTACAAGTTCGACTACGCCGCCTTCGAGTGGGGAATCCCCCTGGTGCCGTACGGCAAGCTGGGCCTCATCTACACGCCGTGGTGGATTACCAAGGGCAGCTCCACCGAGACGGTGGGCGGCAACAAGGGCTCCGGCGGCAAGTGGGGCTGGGGCGCCACCGGCGGCTTGGCCTTCATGCTCGACGTGCTGGAGCCGCGTTTCGCACGTGACTTCGACTCGGACCTCGGGGTGAACCACAGCTACCTCTTCGCCGAGTACACGTACGCGGATGTGAACAATTTCGGCGCGGGCGGGCTCAACCTGTCGAGCCGGCGCTGGATGTTCGGACTGGCCCTGGACTACTAA
- a CDS encoding MXAN_2561 family MXYO-CTERM-anchored protein: MRFLLVGLLLFASTALGQTLTLTVNNTPTTNQPLGLNSLDCDRDLDLDWTFAGVACEPLQLWVTTSGSCREEPATGDYVLEDVPEANVSTPGTVVRSIDVSRLPIFSGTDGGTGTCETASVEQTMRVCGATFVANALNPTACDVSVKVSTAPLLRFDTKAPPKPAISAVSARDSALGVTVTAESDTTVKVSAYPLDADGGVGTEVSSDETTSTEGTAELLGLENGVTYRVVAVATDVAKNASEPSDPSEGTPVASNGFYGGYLGAGGDETGGCGATGGGIAGGAVLAALGFWLSRRKQS; this comes from the coding sequence ATGCGTTTCCTACTCGTTGGTCTCCTGCTCTTCGCGTCGACCGCCCTGGGGCAGACCCTGACCCTGACGGTCAACAACACTCCCACCACCAACCAGCCCCTCGGCCTCAACAGCTTGGACTGCGACCGGGACCTGGACCTGGACTGGACCTTCGCGGGGGTGGCCTGTGAGCCGCTGCAGCTCTGGGTCACCACGTCCGGCTCCTGTAGGGAAGAGCCCGCGACTGGCGACTACGTGCTGGAGGACGTGCCGGAGGCGAACGTCAGCACCCCGGGCACCGTGGTGCGCTCCATCGACGTGAGCCGCCTGCCCATCTTCTCGGGGACGGATGGCGGCACGGGGACGTGTGAGACCGCCAGCGTGGAGCAGACGATGCGCGTCTGTGGCGCCACCTTCGTGGCCAACGCCCTGAACCCCACCGCCTGCGACGTGTCCGTCAAGGTGAGCACGGCCCCCCTGCTGCGCTTCGACACCAAGGCGCCTCCCAAGCCCGCCATCTCCGCTGTGTCCGCGCGCGACTCGGCGTTGGGCGTCACCGTGACGGCGGAGAGTGACACCACCGTGAAGGTGTCCGCCTATCCGCTGGACGCCGACGGCGGGGTCGGCACCGAGGTGTCCAGCGACGAGACGACGTCTACCGAGGGTACCGCGGAGCTGTTGGGACTGGAGAACGGGGTGACCTATCGCGTCGTCGCGGTGGCGACGGACGTGGCGAAGAACGCCAGCGAGCCGTCGGACCCGAGCGAGGGCACGCCTGTCGCGAGCAATGGCTTCTACGGGGGCTATCTGGGCGCGGGTGGCGACGAGACGGGCGGGTGTGGCGCGACGGGCGGAGGCATCGCGGGTGGCGCGGTGCTGGCCGCCCTGGGGTTCTGGTTGTCGAGGAGGAAGCAGTCATGA
- a CDS encoding aspartate-semialdehyde dehydrogenase, whose translation MRDDLKIGVVGATGVVGREALAALYAQDVPAERVRAFGSERSKGLDVEYGEDSLEVERATPEAFRGLGLVLLATPAEASRTLAPAAQAAGAWVVDASSAFRSDGNVPLVLPGFNAEALGAGFTFKGRVVCLPGAVTSAVVHVVEPLRRAFGVVRAQVTAMMSVSSAGVRGVAELEKQTADLLSGREPEPQAFPHRVGFNLVPQVGGFMVNSPWTEEEGGWTLEAARLFSSRGEVPVIAGTAVQVPTFHGHGITLNVQLKKAGPVEQVRAALKTSPALKVLDAPGERIYPMPMLVMSDPAVHVGRVRAFPQAPEWVTLFAAVDNASRGAGLNLVEAGLKLAERPA comes from the coding sequence ATGAGAGACGACCTGAAGATTGGCGTGGTGGGTGCCACCGGCGTGGTGGGCCGCGAGGCGCTGGCCGCGCTGTACGCGCAGGACGTGCCCGCCGAGCGCGTGCGTGCCTTCGGCTCCGAGCGCTCGAAGGGGCTCGACGTGGAGTACGGCGAGGACTCGCTCGAGGTGGAGCGGGCCACGCCGGAAGCCTTCCGGGGGCTGGGGCTGGTGCTGCTGGCCACGCCGGCCGAGGCGTCGCGCACGCTGGCGCCGGCCGCGCAGGCCGCGGGCGCGTGGGTGGTGGACGCCAGCTCCGCCTTCCGGAGCGACGGCAACGTGCCCCTGGTGCTGCCGGGCTTCAACGCCGAGGCGCTGGGCGCCGGCTTCACCTTCAAGGGCCGCGTGGTGTGCCTGCCGGGCGCCGTCACCTCGGCCGTGGTGCACGTGGTGGAGCCGCTGCGCCGGGCCTTCGGCGTGGTGCGCGCGCAGGTGACGGCGATGATGAGCGTGTCCAGCGCGGGTGTGCGCGGGGTGGCGGAACTGGAGAAGCAGACGGCGGACCTGCTCTCCGGGCGCGAGCCGGAGCCCCAGGCCTTCCCCCACCGCGTGGGCTTCAACCTGGTGCCCCAGGTGGGCGGCTTCATGGTGAACTCGCCCTGGACGGAGGAGGAGGGCGGCTGGACGCTCGAGGCCGCGCGCCTGTTCTCCTCCCGAGGCGAGGTGCCCGTCATCGCCGGCACCGCGGTGCAGGTGCCCACCTTCCACGGCCACGGCATCACCCTCAACGTGCAGCTCAAGAAGGCCGGCCCGGTGGAGCAGGTGCGCGCCGCCCTCAAGACGTCGCCCGCCCTCAAGGTGCTGGACGCCCCCGGCGAGCGCATCTACCCCATGCCCATGCTTGTCATGTCGGACCCCGCCGTGCACGTGGGCCGGGTGCGGGCCTTCCCCCAGGCCCCCGAGTGGGTGACGCTCTTCGCCGCCGTGGACAACGCCAGCCGGGGCGCCGGCCTCAACCTGGTGGAGGCCGGGCTGAAGCTCGCCGAGCGCCCCGCCTGA
- the tsaB gene encoding tRNA (adenosine(37)-N6)-threonylcarbamoyltransferase complex dimerization subunit type 1 TsaB: MFLSLDTSTLTLSLALVEREPSERGPSGSLRVLEHVVVGPPQKQSEALPGVVGELLARHGVKLADLEGLAVGLGPGSFTGLRIGLATVKSLAYATGLKVAGASSLAAVALEGPEDVPLYCLAVARRDDLYLGAYVRRGGTVEALEPETAMSPQEVAARLAAEPRALALGPALTDYRAALESHGVAPQRLLAGPAFPSAVELARLVRFPEERSLQALFALEPHYVRASEPERNPKFPPLPGPAPTARLKED; this comes from the coding sequence ATGTTCCTCTCGCTGGACACCTCCACGCTGACCCTGTCGCTCGCCCTGGTGGAGCGTGAGCCGTCCGAGCGAGGGCCCTCCGGAAGCCTGCGCGTGCTGGAGCACGTGGTGGTGGGTCCGCCCCAGAAGCAGAGCGAGGCGCTGCCCGGCGTCGTGGGGGAGTTGCTCGCGCGGCATGGCGTGAAGCTGGCGGACCTGGAGGGGCTGGCCGTGGGCCTGGGCCCAGGCTCCTTCACGGGGCTGCGCATCGGCCTGGCCACGGTGAAGTCGCTGGCGTACGCGACGGGACTCAAGGTGGCCGGGGCGTCGTCGCTGGCGGCGGTGGCGCTGGAGGGCCCGGAGGACGTGCCGCTGTACTGCCTGGCCGTGGCGCGCAGGGACGACCTGTACCTGGGCGCGTACGTGCGGCGGGGCGGGACGGTGGAGGCGCTGGAGCCGGAGACGGCCATGTCCCCCCAGGAGGTGGCCGCGCGCCTGGCCGCCGAGCCCCGCGCGCTGGCGCTGGGGCCCGCGCTGACGGACTACCGCGCCGCGCTGGAGTCGCACGGGGTGGCGCCCCAGCGGCTGCTGGCGGGGCCGGCGTTCCCCTCGGCGGTGGAGTTGGCGCGGCTGGTGCGCTTCCCGGAGGAGCGCTCGCTGCAGGCGCTCTTCGCGCTGGAGCCGCACTACGTGCGCGCCTCCGAGCCGGAGCGCAACCCGAAGTTCCCCCCGCTGCCCGGGCCGGCGCCGACGGCGCGTTTGAAGGAAGACTGA
- a CDS encoding septal ring lytic transglycosylase RlpA family protein, with amino-acid sequence MRGSAVAFILGLSMLGACAPRAAKPQPPETTSARQTPTSTGSSGVTKREQMPRTYVGEGLASFYGPGLHGRPTASGEKFNQNALTAAHRKLRFGSCLRVVNMENGKQVEVRVNDRGPFIEGRIIDLSKAAAAKLGMLDKGVTRVRLYRCETPVSEIPRASWAVPV; translated from the coding sequence ATGCGAGGAAGCGCCGTCGCCTTCATCCTGGGGTTGAGCATGCTCGGCGCATGCGCCCCTCGCGCCGCGAAGCCCCAGCCGCCGGAGACGACGTCCGCGCGGCAGACCCCGACGTCCACCGGCTCGTCGGGCGTGACGAAGCGCGAGCAGATGCCGCGCACCTACGTGGGCGAGGGACTGGCCTCCTTCTACGGCCCGGGCCTGCACGGCCGCCCCACCGCGAGCGGGGAGAAGTTCAACCAGAACGCCCTCACCGCCGCGCACCGCAAGCTGCGCTTCGGCTCCTGCCTGCGCGTGGTGAACATGGAGAACGGCAAGCAGGTGGAGGTCCGGGTGAATGACCGGGGGCCCTTCATCGAGGGGCGCATCATCGACCTGTCCAAGGCCGCCGCGGCGAAGCTGGGCATGCTGGACAAGGGCGTGACGCGGGTGCGGCTGTACCGCTGCGAGACGCCCGTCTCGGAGATTCCCCGGGCATCGTGGGCCGTGCCGGTGTAG
- the rseP gene encoding RIP metalloprotease RseP: MLQTVQNAGFFILLLGVLVTVHELGHFLVAKACGVKVLKFSIGFGPKLMGFTRGETEYQIALLPLGGFVKMAGDLPHEELSPEEASRGFLAQPPWKRGLIVLAGPAFNLIFPVLIYFFVYLGPHQATSTLVGNVNPGMPAVAAGIRPGDRVLAVDGVEVRTFDDMRDAFVGRFERPVPVVVDRDGKQLTLQVTPVKHVESSPIDTVERGQIGVEPVSRPALVGVPRGSVAEQTGLRTFDRVLSVNGVGIKDEARLHQAVNKHPEGTPLQLTVRRLDPVQAGAVTGRVPQVLQFTVPKQAGEGMAALGAEGVDLYLATVAPGSAAQKAGIQPGDRVVSINGEPLLSFHQLATKLNAMKEQPFTLSWRGAGGERTEKLAQAPLETVDRTGTPTKAVALGVLNWGLTAADSPVLDEVTVHLGPGAAFKEAALIVPKIVGQMVKVIGGLFVGKVPLNTVGGPIMMYQLAGKSAEQGLDSFLHLMAIISINLGVMNLLPIPVLDGFHLLSAAWEGIRRRPIPVRVREVANMVGLALLIMLMLLAVSNDVMR, encoded by the coding sequence ATGCTCCAGACCGTCCAAAACGCTGGGTTCTTCATCCTGTTGCTGGGCGTGCTCGTCACGGTCCACGAGCTGGGCCACTTCCTGGTGGCGAAGGCCTGTGGGGTGAAGGTCCTCAAGTTCTCCATCGGCTTCGGTCCGAAGCTGATGGGGTTCACCAGGGGCGAGACGGAGTACCAGATTGCCCTGCTGCCCCTGGGCGGCTTCGTGAAGATGGCGGGAGACCTGCCCCACGAGGAGCTCAGCCCGGAGGAGGCCAGCCGCGGGTTCCTCGCGCAGCCCCCCTGGAAGCGCGGGCTCATCGTCCTGGCCGGGCCGGCCTTCAACCTCATCTTCCCGGTCCTCATCTACTTCTTCGTCTACCTGGGCCCGCACCAGGCAACCTCCACCCTGGTGGGCAACGTCAACCCGGGCATGCCCGCCGTCGCCGCCGGCATCCGCCCCGGTGACAGGGTGCTGGCCGTGGATGGCGTGGAGGTGCGCACCTTCGACGACATGCGCGACGCCTTCGTCGGGCGCTTCGAGCGGCCCGTTCCCGTGGTGGTGGACCGGGATGGCAAGCAGCTCACCCTGCAGGTGACGCCGGTGAAGCACGTCGAGTCGTCGCCCATCGACACGGTGGAGCGCGGCCAAATCGGCGTGGAGCCGGTGTCCCGGCCGGCGCTGGTGGGCGTGCCCCGGGGCTCCGTCGCGGAGCAGACCGGCCTGCGCACCTTCGACCGCGTCCTCTCCGTCAATGGGGTGGGCATCAAGGACGAGGCGCGGCTGCACCAGGCGGTGAACAAGCACCCGGAGGGCACGCCGCTGCAGCTCACCGTGCGGCGCCTGGACCCGGTGCAGGCGGGCGCGGTGACGGGGCGCGTTCCCCAGGTGCTCCAGTTCACGGTGCCCAAGCAGGCGGGCGAGGGCATGGCGGCGCTCGGCGCCGAGGGCGTGGACCTCTACCTGGCGACGGTGGCTCCGGGCAGCGCAGCCCAGAAGGCCGGCATCCAGCCGGGGGACCGCGTCGTCTCCATCAACGGGGAGCCGCTGCTGTCCTTCCACCAGCTGGCCACGAAGCTCAACGCGATGAAGGAGCAGCCCTTCACGCTGTCGTGGCGCGGCGCGGGCGGCGAGCGCACGGAGAAGCTGGCGCAGGCGCCGCTGGAGACGGTGGACCGCACAGGCACGCCGACCAAGGCGGTGGCGCTGGGCGTGCTCAACTGGGGGCTGACGGCCGCGGACTCGCCCGTGCTGGACGAGGTGACGGTGCACCTGGGCCCGGGCGCGGCCTTCAAGGAAGCGGCGCTCATCGTCCCGAAAATCGTCGGGCAGATGGTGAAGGTCATCGGCGGGCTCTTCGTGGGCAAAGTGCCGCTGAACACCGTGGGCGGGCCCATCATGATGTACCAGTTGGCGGGCAAGAGCGCCGAGCAGGGCCTGGACAGCTTCCTCCACCTGATGGCCATCATCTCCATCAATCTGGGAGTGATGAACCTGCTGCCCATTCCCGTGCTGGACGGCTTCCACCTGCTGTCCGCCGCGTGGGAGGGAATTCGCCGCCGCCCCATTCCCGTTCGTGTTCGCGAGGTGGCCAACATGGTGGGCCTGGCGCTGCTCATCATGTTGATGCTGCTCGCCGTGTCCAACGACGTCATGCGCTAG
- a CDS encoding phosphatidate cytidylyltransferase, with translation MNDKNRNLVIRAVSAVTLLPLVLLLLYLGGIWSAGLLALAAAACVGEYYLIVQKRLTVAAWVGMLTAAVLPFLPLRDAARTGETAFWLTVAFSFFAWIYHLFKGPLAEAPTRTAHLVNGFLYGAVGLTALSALRLLPDDGLAWVICALVITWANDTAAYFFGRFLGKHKLYPEVSPNKTWEGFFGGMVGSVGGMFIAKAGFFPVFTVWDCVLLGVAGGILGPVGDLCESMLKRAYGVKDSGFLIPGHGGVLDRIDALLFNAPLVFVYVQFVRGLLP, from the coding sequence TTGAACGACAAGAACCGAAACCTCGTCATCCGCGCCGTCTCGGCAGTGACCCTGCTGCCCCTGGTGCTGCTGCTGCTCTACCTGGGCGGCATCTGGAGCGCCGGGCTGCTGGCCCTGGCCGCTGCCGCCTGCGTGGGGGAGTACTACCTCATCGTCCAGAAGCGGCTGACGGTGGCCGCCTGGGTGGGGATGCTCACCGCCGCGGTGCTGCCCTTCCTTCCGCTGAGGGACGCCGCCCGCACGGGCGAGACGGCCTTCTGGCTGACGGTGGCGTTCTCGTTCTTCGCGTGGATCTACCACCTCTTCAAGGGCCCCCTGGCCGAGGCCCCCACGCGCACCGCCCACCTGGTCAACGGTTTCCTGTACGGCGCGGTGGGCCTCACCGCCCTGTCCGCCCTGCGCCTGCTGCCTGACGATGGCCTGGCGTGGGTCATCTGTGCGCTGGTCATCACCTGGGCCAACGACACCGCCGCCTACTTCTTCGGCCGCTTCCTGGGGAAGCACAAGCTCTACCCCGAGGTGAGCCCCAACAAGACGTGGGAGGGGTTCTTCGGGGGCATGGTCGGCTCGGTGGGCGGCATGTTCATCGCCAAGGCGGGCTTCTTCCCCGTCTTCACCGTGTGGGACTGTGTGCTGCTGGGCGTGGCCGGCGGAATCCTCGGCCCCGTCGGGGACTTGTGCGAGTCCATGCTCAAGCGGGCCTACGGCGTGAAGGACTCGGGCTTCCTCATCCCCGGGCACGGCGGCGTCCTGGACCGCATCGATGCGCTGTTGTTCAACGCCCCCCTGGTGTTCGTCTACGTGCAGTTCGTGCGCGGCCTCCTCCCGTAA